Sequence from the Macrobrachium rosenbergii isolate ZJJX-2024 chromosome 26, ASM4041242v1, whole genome shotgun sequence genome:
GAGGATGTTCAGATTCttgattgtttattttgtttatttcagagtATTCGAACAGAGGAAATTGCCAACAGAACCCTGAGGTAAAGATATGGAAGTTTGAGAAGATTTTCATTGACTTTGTTTCCTCACTTGAAAAAACATAGATATCATTGGAAATGTCATGCAGTAAGTTACTGTGATACTGTAAATGATCTGGTTCCTCATGATAATAATTGAATGTTGCACATGATAGTGCACGACACTGTGAAAGTTagaaattagtttttatattatttagaagCTGTATGTAGTCTTATGGAATGGTTTTGTTACAGATATGGTATATGTCTATGCCAAATTAATTGCTGTTATGATGTGAAGATGGttgtttttataagaatattttgaaataaggtAATATTTGAAAGTAGGCTGAGAATGAGTTAGAATTATTTTtggatatttcaagaaaatttgacaGTTTACTGATGTGAGAGGTTTTAAACTTGTTGATGGTCTAACAGGGGATGAAATTTGTTTGCATAATTGCTTTCTCTCATTCCAGTAATTTTCTCTTATGAaggttttgtctgtttgtccatttcggaaatttattttgatataagcATTCAAGTATTTAGTAATGTACAATGAACATTCTGTGAAAATGGAAGCCGAAAAGTCATTGTCATTGCCCCTAATCAAACAAGAGAGGGAAAATTTGGAGGATGAACTTACTGAAATCACAGTTGATGGTTCTTTATTTGTAGACTCTTCCTTAGAAGTCAAGGCAGAACCAGAATATATTGATTGTAATGAAGTTGATGTGAAATATACATGTCAGTCTGTAAAGAGTGAGGAAGGCTCTCAGAGTTGTGATGAGGACTGTGGAAAGAAAAGTGTTACAGAAGGAAATACACAGGTGCACAGAACAGAGGACTCTTGCATACCGTTCATATCTTGTGGAAAATTAAGTGAGactgatgaaaataattacaaaaatgtgGAAGTATTTTCAAAGAAAAGCAACACACCAGGGAAGCCAATAACTTGTGCGGAATGTCAGAGTAGTTTTTCTCACTTGGGTCATCTCAGGAcccatatgagaattcatactggagagagacCATATACTTGCACTGAATGTCGTAGTACTTTTATTCACTCGAGTCATCTCAAAACTCACATGAGAACTcacacaggagagaaaccattcacttgctcggtatgtcaaagaagtttttccctCTCAAGCCATCTCAAGAGACACATgcgaactcatacaggagagaaaccatttgTGTGCACAGAGTGCCCAAGTACATTTTCACATTCTTATAGTTTAAAGgtacacatgagaactcatacaggggAGAAGCCTTTCACTTGTCCTGAGTGTCAAAATAGTTTCTCTCACTCAAACAGTCTCAGAATCCACATGAGAACTCACACTGGAGAAAAGCCTTTCACTTGCTCTGAATGTCAAAGTAGTTTTTCTCATTCAGATAATCTCAAAATACACATGAGAACGCATACGGGAGAAAAACCATTCACTTGCTCGGAATGTCCGAATAGTTACTCTCGTTTAAGTAGTCTCAAAATACACCTGAAAACTCACactggagagaaaccattcacttgtCCTGAGTGTCAAAatagtttttctctctcaagtCATCTCAAAACCCACATGAGAATccacactggagagaagccatttttATGCACAGAATGTCCAAGCAGTTTTTCTCACTCAAGTCATCTCAAAAGGCATATGCGaattcacactggagagaagcctTATGTTTGCACTGAATGTTCAAGTAGTTTTTCTCTCTCGGATCATCTCAAGAGACACATGCGGAGTCATATGGGAGAGAAGCCTTACACTTGCAACATTTGTCAAAAGCGTTTTATTCATTCAGATAGCCTTAGAATACACATGAAAACTCATACgggagagaagccattcacttGTACAGAATGCCAGAGTAGTTTTTCTCAATCACATTGTCTCAAAAGGCACATGAAAACTCATATTAGATAAAGTCCATTCACACACTTTGTGACATAGTAGGTTTTTGTTAGGGCTGCCTTAAAATGCACATGTGAAATTCAAGAGAGAAGGAATTTTTTGTACTGAACGTCAAAGCAACTTTTATCTTGTAGGCTAAATAGCCTCAAAATACAAATGAGAACTTAACAAAAGGAAGCTGGTCTTCATGTGCACTGTGTATGTTGTAGCTTTTGCGTCTCATGTAATCTCAAAACACTGATATGTTCAGAAAGCCAAAATTGCTTTTTCTCAGGATGGTTCACAGTGTACTAGGTAACTTATGTAGCAGAGAAAGAGGCAATTCACTTACATTAAGTGCAGAAATAGTTATCCTCAGCCTGTGTTTGGGAGCTCAAGTTTAGACTTCTTAATTAGATACCTTTAGAAAATGACCTAGGGGACCTTCCATCCTTTCCCAGTCCCTGGATGATGAAGGTTTAAAGGATTAGAAGGAAGACCTTCTGCTGGAGTCCTGTGGGTCTTAGAGATTTGATGACTTGACAAAAGGAGATACTGGAAGGTGCTGATGGTCCCTACAACTGCAGACACCCAGAGATATAAGTTCTGGCAACAAGGAGTGCAGGTGCCAAGAATTCTCATACCAGCTCTAGTAGCCTTTAAATctagcttttcatttatttcatgttcCAGACTGGTGGGGAAAAGAGATGGCTGATTATAATAGATATCTAAAGGTTTTGGGAAACCAAAGCCAAGAGTAGGTAGGAGAGACTTTTCAACGTGGCATCTATGGTGGTGAAGTggcaagaaaaataagtttttataataaaactggttttttcatacaaacatcAGTCATAAAGTGCACATATTTAGTCTTTAATACACCGTCGATAATAAAACCggttttttcatacaaacatgTCATAAAGTGCACACATTTACAGTCTTTAATACACTGTCGTTTGTCAGCTAGACGGAAAGAAAGTAATCATTCACTGATGCTCACCATTCCACATGAAAGGTTTTGACGTGAGCACTTCATatatatgattgatgggtttgtaaTAAAATCTATTGTATAAAAATTCAGTTCATAGTATCATATTCGTATCAATTGCTTGGTGCTCAAATCACAATTTATGAGGGAGGTTGAGAAGTTGAGAGTCCCAGATTCCTTGCAAGAGTATTATAGATCTTGGATGGCACCTGGAGCTTATACAAATCAGATACCAAGATTTATTggttacttatacatatatgatttgCTGAGTAAAGCACCAAGAGATTAAACAAGGAATTCATTTGTTAAGTTATAAATGGAGAGAACATCAGTGAACCTTTCAGATGACAAATAGATGTACATGACCCTCCAGCATTATGTCTCTTGAGAATGAATGAGGTATGAATAAGGGTGCATCAAGATCAGAAAGAAATTGAGGTTGTACTGCCTTTGTGGTAGTGGTGGAATTTTACCTTCCTGTTAGCAGCCCTAACAAGCACACACCCATGCCTTTATGCATAGCATTGCTCAAGTAATAACCAGCAACAAAAGTAGACTGGTATCACTAGGTCCCTGCATTCAGAATTTTTCAAATCTCAGTGTACTGTTTAGCAGCTAAGGAAGTAGAGAAGTCTCTGGTTTTAGCTAGTCTCGGTCATTCATCCTTCAGATAAATCTGCATAAGTACTCAGAATGACTTGCCTTAACCAGAAGGACAGTATTCTTAGACATCTGCATCCTCTGCTGGCCTGTATACAAGGAAAGCCTGGATATATTGTCCTTCCAAGTAATGGCAGATGGCTGAAACTTTTTTATTGCTTGGGGTGGATAATAATGCTAGAACAGCAAAAGGAACATTGTTGCAGTCTTGACTATTGGTTCTCTGGGTTTTTGCAGCAAAGTCCAGAGCAAAAACCAGACCCTTAAATGACCAGCCTGGCACGTTTAATCTTGCTCACTAAGATATGCATTTTGTTGACTCAGTGATGCAAATGGCAGAAAAACAGTCTTCTTTGTACAGTTCAGAAGGAAGTACTCTTGGGGGTTTGCAAAGTActctttttaaaactttgaagGACAAGATAGAGAACCCACTTAGGATGCATAACCATCCTGCGAAGTGTCTCCTTTTCGTGATGATACACAAGTATCTTTGGGTCTCAAGAAGCAGCCAGGTTAGTACCTTACCTCAAAGTTCGAAGACCTTGATAACTGAAACTGACAGCTTCTTCTGACAATGTCGATATAAAAAGTCAGCAATAATGGGACAGAGGTATCAGCTGGATCAGTGCCCCCTCTCATGGCTCCCATTGATGGATCATCCCCATTTTGCATTGTAAAAGTTAGTGATTGAGGTTCAGCAGGGTTGGGCAATGACCTCAGCAGGGTCTTGAGAAAAGCCTGGCCTCTGAGACTCCAGGTCACTAGTCCCCAAACTTGAAAACAGaggatgtgtgtgcatgtgagtagGACACCCAGCTGGAGCACCCTACAGGCTGAAGCACATCCGAGTCCAGGAACATTGTCAACAGTAAGAATTTAGCAGGAAACAGAGgggaataaaataacaaaagactcACAGCACCCAAAAGGAACATCAGAGGCCAGAAAGCAGCTGGACCAAGGTGTCCAGGCATGAGTATAGCATGGAAAAGGCTGGAAAAAAGAATCTTCACTTAGCACTTTGTAAGGGATGCACAGATTCCTGTATGTCACAAAAGTGCTGAAgaactatgaagataaaaagtgCTGAAGCATTATGGAGATAAAACcgtgaaaggaaaggaaaaatagagTAAAGCAGAATCTGGGAAAAATTTAACAAGGAAAGGGTAAAGACATAGAAGTGATTCACACAGATACATGAACAGGAGTTATTGAAATAATGGACTTATGTGGAATTGAATTAaaacactgtaataaaaaaatgtagtcaGTGCAAGTGAATAAAGTACTGTATAAGTGATTCAGACTACTCATATAGCTACATTCATTTGAATATCAGAGTGGTAATTGGATAAGGGGAGCAAATGGAGGAGTACTTACTTCACACAGAATTTACTCAAACAAAAGTTTGCCAGAAAGTTTAGTTAGCAAAAGTTATGGCAAAGTCTTAAATAGAGCAGATTTTGAGTTGTTTTCAGAATATGCTCCTAGCCAGATTTTTCAGTTGTTCATCTAATGCACTGATTTATGATTTTTGTGTAATTCATCAAAATATCCTAAATTTTATTTCCCTAGAAGACAACCATCTGTTAACAAGAGGGCTATGGTATAAAAACCAAAGTATGTTGAACACctgcaaatataaatttttgacagTTGAACTGATAAGTATGTAGTATTAATTTGTTTACccaaaattaattcttatttaCCAGTTAGAAATTGCATTGTATACCCTTCATATGGAAAGGTGAATTCTGCAtgatacagtatttatttgtacagtatttatttaattattttggtgATTGTAGTAAACACAAGGTTTTAAAAAATCCCCGGCACATACTTCACTTTTCTTGTTCCCatgtattttaatatgatttccaTTGTCATTGGATGTTATAAATTGTTCTTGTTATAATTCAGCATCATGTATTTGCCCTTACAATTGTAGTTTtaaacttaattatatttattgaatgtactgtacataaagacagttattgattttgtaattaaaaagtgaaaattggatgtcaaaattttttttctcatttaaatatatgtatattccacAGAGTATTGGATATGTAAAAGTATGAACATCTAATGCTTTGTCTAAGCATTAAGAGTGTTTGCTGATCACAGTCAAATGGCTAAAATATTGATTTGTGGAGGTTACCAGCCTGAGAGGTTTGGAGATGGGAACATTGATTAAAAGCGTAGAAGGTTTTGATGTTTTTCAGGTAATTACATGCAGGTTTACTGAAGCCTGTACGGTAAACTTTAAACATGAATCATTGACCCTAATTTTGCCATCACtgtattaatatacagtactgaGGGAAGGCCTTTGCAGATGATTTGAAACATTTGTCACTAATACTCAACATCTTTAGTAGCATTACTTATAATGGTTCAATGCTGctgataaacaaaattaagaatgtAGTAAAATGGGTTCATATTGGTAAAGTCAATTTAGATTTTAGTCAGCAacttataatacatataatatctgCTGCATATTAGAAATATAACATATAGATTGAACTGTTTGCAAGGATCACTGTTCCAGTAACAATTGTATAAAGTATATCCTTTTAAAGGGgagaaaatatgtaattatatacctgaataaaaaccttttaattaactttaacataaaagttaattataatagcaatcactgaataaaattacatgaaaaggaaactgaatccCCTAAAGAAGGCATTGGAAGTTGTCCTTTTCGACAAGGTATTTAAGTTGGGAAAGAAGGTGAAATACAAGTCAAAGAACTACAAGATGAAAGATGCTGCCAAAAGACATTATGTTAAAGGCTTTGCTATTCAGTGAGCAGACAGGACCACTGCTTTTGTCCTACTACCACTTTTACACATACTCtgaaaaattgcaaaacatttCAAATGACAGTTTTAGACACATTACAGGAAATGCAATCAGTAAGATTGAAAGGCCCTAAACaagttaatgaatgaatatatgacaCCAGTTGAAGAATTAGATTTCAGGAAATAAAAGGAGGCTATATCTTgatgtacacacacgtacattatatatatatacagtatatatatatacatatacatatatacatatatatatgtacagtgaatatatattgatatatatatccatacccCCGCtaataggtcaaatccgcaaatgcttaaaacccctctaaaaacattagaactgcccattttgatagcaaaaccaagaaaaaccttgtaaaaatgacttatacctgagtattttaatagttttatcacaaaagtgcatttattcatgaaaattatatgaaaatacagtaagttAAACAATCTTTCTCAGTGAAGAATACTCGTGAATAAGTCGAAGCTTCCGCaaaaaaatggctagatatgttccacagagaaaccttaTGAATGCGTGagtcctccctatcctttgtaaccatgagaatatttgtatatatgtataaagttttttgtataatttatatatatattttaactatatatatttatatatacatatactatatataattatatatatatatatatattatatatatataatatatatatatatatatatacatatatacatatactatatataattatatatatatatatatatatatatatatatatatatatatatatatatatatatatatatatatatatatatatatatatatatatatatatatatatatatatatatatatatatatatatatatatatatatatatatatatatatatatatatatatatatatatatatatatatatatatatatatatatatatatatatatatatatatatatacatatattataaccATGGGTCAATGTGAAAATCAGAAAACCCCTTGGGGATTTTGCACATAAAAGtatatgaaagaattaaacaaacttaagtaaaattaaatcgTTTGAAGGTAAgcagttaaaagaaatgataaaaaaagtaggTAAAAAAATCAAGGCAGAGGGAAATGAATGACAAGACAACCttaaaaatctatagaaaatataaagaaaacataggaaaagaaaccttgtttcaaaacactaaaaaaacaaCTCTGATCAGTAGGGCTAGACTAGGCACAATGGAAATAAACAATAGGAACAGGTTGAAAGGGGAAGATAGTAAATGTTGGTTCTGTGAAGAAATAACTGAACACTTAAAACATTTCTTGCTCTGCATCCCAGCATAATATAGTGACACGAGAAATAGATATAGATTTGTGCAGCAtccatttcaagaaaataaagaggaattgatagCTAATATCCTTATTTTTGTAGATCTGtctaaagaagaaactgaaaatagaaaagaatttataaaagactTATGGTATTACAGAGaggaaacacttaaaaaaaacacacacacaaggtagAAATAcaacgagcaagggagccgtttcaaaggtaaATCCcgactattactactactactacatttgCGATAATGGGCGTGTCATTATCCGTCACATAAGGTAGTTCGACAAGTTCATCGAAATGGATCTATAGCGTGATTTTAGGATTTGTTTAAAGGTAAGAGAAGATTGTGGACGTTATTGAAGTATAATAATAGGCGTAGAAGAGAGTAAAGCGCCGCTATGAcgtagtttttgttatttaagctATTTTTTGGAGGCTTatgtaatttttcggaagactagcaattttttttatagccagaaataccattttgggtttttcatgcagaaatatttaggaaatgatagggcactaaaagaaccaaAAATTACCAGGCTAACGTatcctaggggtgtttactggttacaattttgccgtattaacTATGGAGGGAGTTGGGGggccggtattgtcttaccttataagtcgtaatttgattaattatttttcactgatattaagcatttgcgatgggtgtgtattgagaagaaatataaattatgatgtgggaggtggctggagtcttccgaaaaataaccctgGCCTAGTGGTAGGTCAAGGTAAATCACCGAATGCAGAGGAATGGGTCACAGATTATTTTGGGGGGGCCAGTCTAGGAGGGGCCACAAAGCCCCCAGATgatgttcgtttccggtccgaaatCCCTattcgattttttattatatcttgtcttcataaacaaaaaaattattgtggtagaactatatagtagctccaaGGCAAGCGGcattttttctacaatttttggttGCTATTATTTAATTCAAAGGAGCttgtaattaacttgtaattaaccccagaagtccatCAAAAAGGGGTTTCCATAATATCTTCTACAGAGCACGAGTAGTCTgtttgaacggttcatatccgtctggcaagtgcaataacttgttaacgtatgtaTTTTACTAAACACTGCAAACATTCTAATGCATTCAGAACCCCTAAAgtcagttgaaaaggtaaaaacagtgTCGGAGCTAATATACAGAATTACCATTATTCTATATATAGCTGTAGGCtataattcttgcaaactaatatttatcatgataaagaataaaatatatgtaagtagttgaggattttttctaagtttcaattttgTGAAATGCACTTAGTGACATGTGAAAGGACATTTAataccccaggggctagtactaaacatggcgaattACATGTGACCCCCTGGTTCTAGTAGTAAatatggcaaaacagtgtagatgaatcacttgtgccatgtttagtattagccctcatgtggaatagGAGTTTGGACCGGAAATGAACATTCACCAAGGCCCCTTGCCAGGTTAGAACATGGTGTCCGAGGTTAGGTTATGCAAAGTTAAGTCTGCAGGAAGTTTGCAGATGGATGGGATCAGGCTCTAACACTACCTCTGGACAGAAGCTTAGACCCTGTTTCTGATGTTTAGTGTTAATTGGGAGCTTCAGACTGGCCAGGTTGCATTGTCCCGAGATGTAACTGAGtaacgggacctttccctgaaaataaGTGGAGcgccttatcttaaaaactaaccatagaattttcttgaaaataatctcattatgtttcccacacctatATTACTGTACCACCACTAATTTCACCTAAACTAACCCAACCAAACATGATGAAACCTAACTttagggcatggcaaaaaaaacagGGCTGGTGCAGTCCTAGTATACATTTCAGGAACTGGCAGCCGGGTCAGGGCACAATGCCCTAATGTAGGTTAGGACGGTAAGGtgtggttaggtcaggacatggcattctaggaaaggttagggtAATCCTACAGTTCAAGGGTCCAAATTCAATGCgcccttgtgtgtgtatgtttaagtttttttcctattttcagtttctttcgacagatctgcaaacagaagtaCCAGTGTATTTGCTTAAAAATGAGCAGTTTacctgcttacagaagcagagattgtaaaaataCAAAGGGAATAAAGCTCTGCACCAGGTAAGAACCTGGTAAAGGCTCTTGTGCTTCAGCAGCTGCTTTGCTAAGTCTGAAAAAATGAGCagtatctgcttacagaagcagagatttatgATTTTCTCAAAAACCTGTGGGTCCTTATCCCCTaagacttgtttttgtttatttacatttccccctttattccctttgtttttttacaatctctgcttctgtaagcagataaactgctcattttttcattttttccatgattcaatGAATATTGACAaatctgtgtgctgatcttgactttacaTAATACAGcaaatttggacccctaaactgtaggattactaaggttaggtttgttttcttCTGCAAAAATTTTGCCAGTCATTCTTCACTCATCCCAAGTCTGCTTAGGTCATAGTATTCCCTGTATAATGCCAACTTCAGAAAAACCTACAGTACCCCAGACCCTCAGTCTGCATTCATTCCTAGCCCTAATTTACACTACGTACTGTATTTACATAGCCTAGAGCAGAGCCCCTGTCTGAATTAGGCTAATCAAGTTAGGCTAATTCTGCAGGGCAGTTGCCCACATCATTCTCCTTTGCACATTATTTTGGGGAGGTCCATAGCTGGATAAAGTACCCCCCATCAAGTCCAGGAGGACACACAATAGGTCAAGTTGGGATATATCCCTGTTGGAATATGTCTGAGATCCATGTTTTAGTAGGCTGTGAACTGTGAAAATATTGTGTGCAACTTTTCTGCATCTTTACCTCCGTTAGAATTATTCTGATAGTGGCATGGGTTAGGATAAAGCTCTTGAATTAATTCAAATGATTCTGATAATAGCCAGTGCTATATTAAAGTAATTatctcagtaaatgaaaacaattttacaaGCTGTTAATTCAAAGGGTTTTTGGAAATTCCCCAGTCTATTCTAAATGATCCTGAATTCATTCAAATAATTTTGGTAATGACCTCAGATAAAGCACTTTATTTTGATGGTGGGATAGTTTAAGTGATTTTGAAAATACTGATCGATTGTTGGTTAGCTTATCAGAAGTTAACTTTTTAACAGTTCTTTAGTTCCCaccaatttttttatggaaagttgGCATGTATGACATGTTAAGGTAATTACATGTAAAATAGTGTACTTAAAACACTATATTACAgcttattattataagtatattttattttttatgtatttttaccattttgtttgGTGTAAACTTTCTGTTTTATGTTCCTCTCACCATCTGTATCCAGCAAGCAAGTGGGGACCCAAATAGGAAACTGAAGTTTTGGGTGGggaaaataacaagaattagtGAATTGCACCACCATGAATTGTCAAAAATGTATAGAGAACAagataaacattaagaaaaatacatggATCATTCATGGTTACTAAAAAAAGCACAGTACATTGCAGTATAAAATATATCACTCACACATTAAGATGTGTCATTGACAATTATAGGGATACCTCCCAATGTAACCTGGGGTGCTTCATCCAGCCTGACCTAATGTGAGGACACTGGACCCTGCAACTTAACCTTATTTAGAGTACCCACCTACAGCTCATTAACAAAAACAACCCACCTCCCACCCACACTGATCTCGCAGCCTCATTTCCATACTGTGCTATGCAAGAGCCAGGTAGGTGATTAAGGGGTATCTGTGGGTCCAGGTGGCACATGCATAATACTAGTGATGTTCTGTCTGTTAGATAAGAGACTGTAGACTCTGGGGACATCCAAAGACCATAAATGCAGACATATATGAGTGATGGGTTTGCCTGAAAAAATTGTGGCTTGTCAAAAAGGGAGTAAATCAAGAAATTTGTGGTGAAGTCAGAAGCTACTGGTGGAATAGTCAGTCAGCTTTGTCCAGAGTGATCAGATTGAGCCCTAAATAGAGTTCAAGGGTGTTTTATGTCTACGGACGCAGTTTATGTCCAGTTGAACATTAAGATCTAATTGTTGTTTTCCCAGGGGACATGTTTTAGAGTTAAAACAACCTCtcttattatgatacatgaaatattttttaatatctgattcTGTGTTCGTTATGGACAGTGCTGTTCAGAGCACATTttgactttgattttttttattttgtttcagagtATCAAAAACAGTGGAAAATTTCATGACATCCTCGATGTAATGCAATGGAAGTTTGAGAagatttttagtgcatttttgtTAATTACATCATATTGCCAATGTAATACAggattttttatacaaaagaaaaaagatcagATATTGAAAATACTTGACAGTAAATTACTGTAAGATATGACAGTTTGTAATAATAACTGATCATTTTGTTTGCCACTAGTGACAGTTTGTAACAATAACTGATTATTTTGTTTGCCACTAGTACATGACATTgttaatttagaaataatttgtGATGCTAAGAAGTGTAGTTGCTCTTATGAAATATTTAGGTTTTTAACTGatataattgtgttttatgtctgTGTCAGATTGATTCCTTTGTGGTGTGAGGAGCCttgtttgtataaaaatatttgatatgcaCCATCAATGAAAGCAGGCTGAAAATGAGTTAGGGTTATTTTGAACATGCAAAAGACCTGTGTGCAACATAGCGTTCTGTGAGATGTAGATTTTGTgataacatgaatgaaaattgtTTACTTCATTATCTGAAGGCTTGGCAATAGTAGGTTCACTTTGAGAGCTTTTCTTGGATGAAACTGAATATTCATTGACATAAAACTGACTTTGCTTCAAAGCTGTATATTTAACATCCTTTGAGAATGGAAGTTGAAAACTCAGTATTGCCATCAGTCAAACGAGAAAAGGACAGTTTGGAGGATGAACATACTGAAATCACAGTTGATGGATTTTTATTTGTAGATTCTTCCACAGAAGTCAAGGGAGAGCCAGAATGTATTGATTGTGGTGATGTTGATGTAAAATATACACAGGAGCCTATAAAGAGTGAAGAAGGCCCTCCAAGTTGTGACGTGgaatgtggaaaaaatattattaaagaagaaaatataatgctGCCCACTGCAGTTGCAGATAATTCTCACATATTGCTCACGTCTTCCAGAGAAGTAGTTCGTGAGAAATCATCTTGCAGTATTGatggaagtaatgaaaaaaatg
This genomic interval carries:
- the LOC136852978 gene encoding gastrula zinc finger protein XlCGF57.1-like, with the translated sequence MYNEHSVKMEAEKSLSLPLIKQERENLEDELTEITVDGSLFVDSSLEVKAEPEYIDCNEVDVKYTCQSVKSEEGSQSCDEDCGKKSVTEGNTQVHRTEDSCIPFISCGKLSETDENNYKNVEVFSKKSNTPGKPITCAECQSSFSHLGHLRTHMRIHTGERPYTCTECRSTFIHSSHLKTHMRTHTGEKPFTCSVCQRSFSLSSHLKRHMRTHTGEKPFVCTECPSTFSHSYSLKVHMRTHTGEKPFTCPECQNSFSHSNSLRIHMRTHTGEKPFTCSECQSSFSHSDNLKIHMRTHTGEKPFTCSECPNSYSRLSSLKIHLKTHTGEKPFTCPECQNSFSLSSHLKTHMRIHTGEKPFLCTECPSSFSHSSHLKRHMRIHTGEKPYVCTECSSSFSLSDHLKRHMRSHMGEKPYTCNICQKRFIHSDSLRIHMKTHTGEKPFTCTECQSSFSQSHCLKRHMKTHIR